The following are encoded together in the bacterium genome:
- a CDS encoding glutathione S-transferase family protein: MPESYKIFGNELSPYSVKVRSYLRYKHIPHEWVVRTPAVEEEFARYAKLPLVPLVVTPDGRGIQDSTPIIEQLEARFPEPSIHPPDPAVAFVSALIEEYADEWGNKPMFHYRWFYPADQDSAGERLARSMMPGLAEDQVAGGVAMIKQRMIPRLAFVGSTEATKGPIEDSYRRQLAILERHLATRTYLFGERPAFADFGLYAQLYQLSTDPTPSALMRERAPRVVRWIQEMLGPRAEGDFEPWAALAPTLMPLLRDEIGAVFLPWSTANARALAAGEKEFTVELNGVPFTQETQKYHAKSLAALQARYAAVADKSALDPILAEAGCLDWLRHE; this comes from the coding sequence ATGCCCGAATCGTACAAGATCTTCGGCAACGAGTTGTCCCCCTATTCGGTGAAGGTGCGCTCGTACCTGCGCTACAAGCACATCCCGCACGAATGGGTGGTGCGCACGCCGGCGGTGGAGGAGGAGTTCGCGCGCTACGCCAAGCTGCCGCTGGTGCCCCTGGTGGTGACGCCCGACGGGCGCGGCATCCAGGATTCGACCCCGATCATCGAGCAGCTCGAAGCGCGGTTTCCCGAACCGTCGATCCACCCGCCCGACCCCGCCGTCGCGTTCGTCTCGGCGTTGATCGAGGAGTACGCCGACGAGTGGGGCAACAAGCCGATGTTCCACTATCGCTGGTTCTACCCCGCCGATCAGGACTCGGCCGGCGAACGCCTGGCGCGCAGCATGATGCCGGGCCTCGCCGAGGACCAGGTCGCCGGCGGCGTGGCGATGATCAAGCAGCGCATGATCCCGCGCCTCGCCTTCGTCGGCTCCACCGAGGCCACCAAGGGCCCGATCGAGGATTCGTACCGCCGCCAGTTGGCGATCCTCGAGCGCCACCTCGCCACCCGCACCTACCTGTTCGGCGAGCGGCCGGCCTTCGCCGACTTCGGGCTCTACGCGCAGCTCTATCAGCTCTCGACCGACCCCACGCCGTCGGCGCTGATGCGCGAGCGCGCGCCGCGCGTCGTGCGCTGGATCCAGGAGATGCTCGGACCGCGCGCCGAGGGCGATTTCGAACCATGGGCCGCGCTGGCGCCGACCCTGATGCCGCTGCTGCGCGACGAGATCGGCGCCGTCTTCCTCCCCTGGTCGACCGCCAACGCCCGGGCGCTGGCCGCCGGCGAGAAGGAATTCACCGTCGAGCTCAACGGCGTTCCCTTCACCCAGGAGACGCAGAAGTACCACGCCAAGTCGCTCGCCGCCCTGCAGGCGCGCTATGCCGCGGTGGCCGACAAGTCGGCGCTCGATCCGATCCTCGCGGAGGCCGGGTGCCTCGATTGGCTGCGGCACGAATGA
- a CDS encoding citrate synthase has product MPKDTVTITDNRTGKHYELPIEHGAIRAADLRQIKTSDDDFGLMAYDPAFTNTASCKSRITYIDGDRGILQYRGYPIEELAEHSNYLETAYLIVKGELPDVKRFEMWRHNITVHTLIHENVKKFMEGFRYDAHPMGMLVSTIGALSTFYPEAKNVDDIEVRRLQTRRLIGKLPTLAAFAFRRTRGLPYVYPDNELSYTGNFLQMLFMMGERVYRPNPVLERALDVLFILHADHEQNCSTNAVRSVGSSRVDPYSAVAAGVAALYGPLHGGANEAVIRMLQEIGSVDKVPAAIKDFKSGKGRLMGFGHRVYRNFDPRGTIIKKLAYEVFEVTGKNPLIDIALELERIALQDEYFVSRKLYPNVDFYSGIIYQAMGFPVTMFPVLFAIPRCSGWLAQWAEMVRDPEQKISRPRQLYMGELSRRWQPIEQRPEPLDREEAVSTQI; this is encoded by the coding sequence ATGCCGAAGGACACCGTGACGATCACCGACAACCGCACCGGCAAGCACTACGAGCTGCCCATCGAGCACGGCGCCATTCGCGCCGCCGACCTGCGCCAGATCAAGACGAGCGACGACGATTTCGGCCTCATGGCCTACGATCCGGCCTTCACCAACACCGCGTCGTGCAAGAGCCGGATCACCTACATCGACGGCGACCGCGGCATTCTCCAGTACCGCGGCTACCCGATCGAGGAGCTCGCCGAGCACAGCAACTACCTCGAAACCGCCTATCTGATCGTCAAGGGCGAGCTGCCGGACGTGAAGCGCTTCGAGATGTGGCGCCACAACATCACCGTCCACACGCTGATCCACGAGAACGTGAAGAAGTTCATGGAGGGCTTCCGCTACGACGCCCACCCGATGGGCATGCTGGTCAGCACCATCGGCGCCCTCTCGACCTTCTACCCGGAGGCGAAGAACGTCGACGACATCGAGGTGCGCCGCCTGCAGACCCGCCGCCTGATCGGCAAGCTGCCGACCCTGGCCGCCTTCGCCTTCCGGCGCACCCGCGGCCTGCCCTACGTCTATCCCGACAACGAGCTCAGCTACACCGGCAACTTCCTGCAGATGCTGTTCATGATGGGGGAGCGCGTCTACCGGCCGAACCCGGTGCTCGAGCGCGCCCTCGACGTCCTGTTCATCCTCCACGCCGACCACGAGCAGAACTGCTCCACCAACGCGGTCCGCTCGGTGGGCAGCTCGCGCGTCGACCCCTACTCCGCGGTCGCCGCCGGCGTCGCCGCCCTCTACGGCCCATTGCACGGCGGCGCCAACGAGGCGGTCATCCGCATGCTCCAGGAGATCGGCTCGGTGGACAAGGTCCCGGCGGCGATCAAGGACTTCAAGTCCGGCAAGGGCCGGCTGATGGGCTTCGGCCACCGCGTCTACCGCAACTTCGATCCGCGCGGCACGATCATCAAGAAGCTCGCCTACGAGGTCTTCGAGGTGACCGGCAAGAACCCGCTGATCGACATCGCCCTCGAGCTCGAGCGCATCGCCCTGCAGGACGAATACTTCGTCTCCCGCAAGCTCTACCCGAACGTCGACTTCTACTCCGGCATCATCTACCAGGCGATGGGCTTCCCGGTGACCATGTTCCCGGTCCTCTTCGCCATCCCGCGCTGCTCCGGCTGGCTCGCCCAGTGGGCCGAGATGGTGCGCGATCCCGAGCAGAAGATCAGCCGCCCGCGCCAGCTCTACATGGGCGAGCTGTCGCGCCGCTGGCAGCCGATCGAGCAGCGCCCCGAGCCGCTCGACCGCGAGGAAGCCGTCAGCACCCAGATCTGA
- a CDS encoding transglycosylase domain-containing protein yields the protein MGADVLVGHASSSPDLSGSLAAAPRRRRRFVRFVFWSFAVLLAVSIAVAIGYELQTSALQAYLLPRYTAKITYKVAEGASPSIAFPRGAPFDDRLGYSRIGDFQRRLEERGFIVDRQAVVSPELIQLLDLDIAPPYREPLVAGLTIHGMNGTRLYDAARSARAFRSFDDVPPLLVQTLLFIENRELLAPIDPRSNPAIEWDRMAKASLLYTGSKLGLNVPIQGGSTLAIQLEKYRHSPDGRTSSPLDKLRQVAGATLKAYREGADTRGWRRQIVVDYLNTAPLAAAPGYGEIYGMGDALYAWFGIDLKDVKARLANPEAPLEERASAYKHALALVIALRAPTYYLQRDRLALNQKVNEYTRLLENGGVIEPALAAAVREAPIEFLSRAPVAPPLPFAHKKAPNAIRTTLLQYLDVPSFYELDRLHLEADGTIDLPLQNTVERLFANLGDEKFVRANGLTGERLLRNADPTQVVYSLMLFERTPQGNFLRVNADNLDRPFDINGGVKLDLGSTAKMRTAAHYLEVVALLRDELAGRPREELTALAKAKKTSDPLTAWAAETLAATPDIALDDLLQRSLDRKYSTSTGETFFTGGGQHVFGNFTKDNPPTLMLRDGLRTSNNLVFVRTMRDLVRYHTARLPYDADALLNDPKYPDRERLVAQLADDEAQQHLERAFSRYHGLTTDAAVAKLLGSKAKNPRQLAVLFYAWKIGTTPAQLGDWLRTLGSPVDDATVQRLMRAYGGKLTLLDYGYLVGRHPLEVWTAGELVHEPGTNWDALLERSAAARGQVSQWLLRAKLGQAQRTRMRIYIERDAFARMTPYWQRLGFPFKHLVPSLATAIGSSSDRPAALADLMGIVVNDGKRLPMLRLTELHFAEGTPYETVMVPDPKAGEQVMRPEVARALRGALATVVEAGTARRLAGAFKDANGKPIPTGGKTGSGDNRFKTFARGGFLKSSRAVSRTATFTFYVGDRYFGVITAFVPGQDSDKYEFTSALSVSVLRLLAPAINARVAGKPLPDQPETEGLATSRPVQRTGG from the coding sequence ATGGGCGCTGACGTTCTCGTAGGACACGCTTCGTCATCGCCCGATCTCAGCGGCAGCCTCGCTGCCGCTCCGCGCCGGCGGCGGCGCTTCGTCCGCTTCGTCTTCTGGTCGTTCGCCGTCCTGCTGGCGGTCAGCATCGCGGTGGCCATCGGCTACGAGCTGCAGACCTCGGCCCTGCAGGCCTATCTGCTGCCGCGCTACACGGCGAAGATCACCTACAAGGTCGCCGAGGGCGCGAGCCCGAGCATCGCCTTCCCGCGCGGCGCGCCGTTCGACGACCGCCTCGGCTATTCGCGCATCGGCGACTTCCAGCGCCGCCTGGAGGAGCGCGGCTTCATCGTCGATCGCCAGGCGGTGGTCTCGCCGGAGCTGATCCAGCTCCTCGACCTCGACATCGCCCCGCCCTACCGCGAGCCGCTCGTCGCCGGTCTCACCATCCACGGCATGAACGGCACGCGGCTGTACGACGCGGCGCGGTCGGCGCGCGCCTTCCGCAGCTTCGACGACGTGCCGCCGCTGCTCGTCCAGACCCTGCTCTTCATCGAGAACCGCGAGCTGCTGGCGCCGATCGACCCGCGTTCGAACCCGGCCATCGAGTGGGATCGCATGGCCAAGGCGAGCCTGCTCTACACCGGCAGCAAGCTCGGCCTGAACGTGCCGATCCAGGGCGGCAGCACCCTCGCCATCCAGCTCGAAAAGTACCGCCACTCGCCCGACGGTCGCACCAGCTCGCCGCTCGACAAGCTGCGTCAGGTCGCTGGCGCCACCCTCAAGGCCTATCGCGAGGGCGCCGACACCCGCGGCTGGCGGCGCCAGATCGTCGTCGACTACCTCAACACCGCGCCGCTCGCCGCCGCGCCGGGCTATGGCGAGATCTACGGCATGGGCGATGCGCTCTACGCCTGGTTCGGCATCGACCTGAAGGACGTGAAGGCGCGCCTCGCCAACCCGGAGGCGCCGCTCGAGGAGCGCGCCAGCGCCTACAAGCACGCCCTGGCCCTGGTCATCGCGCTGCGCGCTCCGACCTACTACCTGCAGCGCGATCGCCTGGCGCTCAACCAGAAGGTCAACGAGTACACCCGCCTGCTCGAGAACGGCGGCGTCATCGAGCCGGCCCTCGCCGCCGCCGTGCGCGAGGCGCCGATCGAGTTCCTCAGCCGCGCCCCGGTCGCGCCGCCGCTGCCGTTCGCCCACAAGAAGGCGCCGAACGCGATCCGCACCACCCTGCTGCAGTATCTCGACGTGCCGAGCTTCTACGAGCTCGATCGCCTCCACCTCGAGGCCGACGGCACCATCGATCTGCCGCTGCAGAACACCGTCGAACGCCTGTTCGCCAACCTGGGCGACGAGAAGTTCGTGCGCGCCAACGGCCTGACCGGCGAGCGCCTGCTGCGCAACGCCGATCCCACGCAGGTGGTCTACAGCCTGATGCTCTTCGAGCGCACGCCGCAGGGCAACTTCCTGCGCGTCAACGCCGACAACCTCGACCGGCCGTTCGACATCAACGGCGGCGTCAAGCTCGACCTCGGCAGCACGGCGAAGATGCGCACCGCCGCGCACTACCTCGAGGTGGTGGCGCTGCTGCGCGACGAGCTGGCCGGCCGGCCGCGCGAGGAGCTGACGGCGCTGGCCAAGGCGAAGAAGACCAGCGACCCGCTCACCGCCTGGGCGGCGGAGACGCTGGCGGCGACGCCCGACATCGCGCTCGACGACCTGCTGCAGCGGTCGCTCGATCGCAAGTACTCGACCAGCACCGGCGAGACCTTCTTCACCGGCGGCGGCCAGCACGTGTTCGGCAACTTCACCAAGGACAACCCGCCGACCCTGATGCTGCGCGATGGCCTGCGCACCTCGAACAACCTGGTGTTCGTGCGCACCATGCGCGACCTGGTGCGCTACCACACGGCGCGCCTGCCCTACGACGCCGACGCGCTGCTGAACGACCCCAAGTACCCCGATCGCGAACGCCTCGTCGCCCAGCTCGCCGACGACGAGGCGCAGCAGCATCTCGAGCGCGCCTTCAGCCGCTACCATGGCCTGACCACCGACGCGGCGGTCGCCAAGCTGCTCGGCTCGAAGGCCAAGAACCCGCGCCAGCTCGCGGTCCTCTTCTACGCCTGGAAGATCGGCACGACGCCGGCGCAGCTCGGCGACTGGCTGCGCACCCTCGGGTCGCCGGTCGACGACGCCACCGTGCAGCGCCTGATGCGCGCCTACGGCGGCAAGCTCACCCTGCTCGACTACGGCTACCTGGTCGGCCGCCACCCGCTCGAGGTGTGGACCGCGGGCGAGCTGGTGCACGAGCCGGGCACCAACTGGGACGCGCTCCTCGAGCGCAGCGCCGCCGCTCGCGGCCAGGTGTCGCAGTGGCTGCTGCGCGCCAAGCTCGGCCAGGCGCAGCGCACCCGCATGCGCATCTACATCGAGCGCGACGCCTTCGCGCGCATGACGCCGTACTGGCAGCGGCTCGGCTTCCCCTTCAAGCACCTGGTGCCGTCGCTGGCGACGGCGATCGGCAGCTCCTCGGATCGCCCGGCGGCGCTCGCCGACCTGATGGGCATCGTCGTCAACGACGGCAAGCGCCTGCCGATGCTCCGCCTCACCGAGCTCCACTTCGCCGAGGGCACGCCGTACGAGACGGTGATGGTCCCCGACCCGAAGGCCGGCGAGCAGGTGATGCGCCCCGAGGTCGCCCGGGCGCTGCGCGGCGCGCTCGCCACCGTCGTCGAGGCCGGCACCGCCCGCCGCCTCGCCGGCGCTTTCAAGGACGCCAACGGCAAGCCCATTCCCACCGGCGGCAAGACCGGTTCGGGCGACAATCGCTTCAAGACCTTCGCCCGCGGCGGCTTTCTCAAGTCGTCGCGCGCCGTCAGCCGCACCGCGACGTTCACGTTCTACGTCGGCGACCGCTACTTCGGCGTCATCACCGCCTTCGTCCCCGGCCAGGATTCGGACAAGTACGAGTTCACCAGCGCCCTGTCGGTCAGCGTCCTGCGCCTGCTCGCCCCCGCCATCAACGCCCGCGTCGCCGGCAAACCCCTGCCCGACCAGCCCGAGACCGAGGGCCTCGCGACCTCGCGCCCCGTCCAGCGCACCGGCGGCTGA
- a CDS encoding DEAD/DEAH box helicase yields the protein MFHPLVAGWFDETFAEPTAVQRAGWAHIAAGRDTLLAAPTGSGKTLAAFLAALDDLARRALAGALEDRIHVVYVSPLKALGNDVQKNLQAPLAGIAARAAAAGTPLPEIRVAVRTGDTPARERQLQARHPPHILITTPESLYILLTAAGSRALLRQASTLILDEIHAVAGDKRGAHLALSVERLDRLVGGGLQRIGLSATQKPIAEVARLLVGSGRDAPDGAPRCAVVDAGHRRDLRLRVEVPDQELGAIASQELRGAVYDRIAALVGQHRTTIVFVNTRRLVERVAHALGERLGEARVGAHHGSMSRQQRLAVESGLKSGALPVVVATGSLELGIDVGAVDLVCALGAPRSLAQLLQRVGRSGHSIGAVPEGVLFPFTRDELVQCAAAVRAVEAGVLDALTIPIGSRDVLAQQLVATVASEEEIAVDELFALARRAHPYRDLPRATFDAVLDMLAEGVATRRGRRASYLHLDRVHAIARPRRGARLTAITGGGAIPDTADYEVVEDATNARLGTVNEDFAIESLAGDVFQLGHHAWRIRRVEAGRVRVVDATGATPTMPFWLGESPARTAELSAAVADLRRELARRAGDVDAAARWAMREAHVDAAGAEQLVAYLRASVAALGAVPTLDTIIAERFFDEAGGMQLVLHAPFGGRINRAFGLALRKRFCLTFDFELQAAATDDGIVISLGEQHSFPLETVFGMVRAHRFRDDLVQAALQAPMFGTRWRWNATRALALPRVSGGRRVPMPLQRMRADDLLAAVFPAQAACGDNHPGPIEPPPHPLVDQTIADCLDEAMDADGLQAVLEGIESGAIGTLAVESAAPSPLSHELLNANPYAFLDDAPLEERRARAVALRRTDPDLAAGVGALDAAAIAEVRHQAWPAPRDAEEVHDALLTLGVLPAADAAAWRHWLESLRAAGRVAVMTGASYAAAERGALVRDAYGDRPLSERLDAVRAIVGGWMDCLGPTTAAALAQRLGFDLATVEAALERLEADGNVLRGRFTPGAPGPEWCARGLLARIHRLTLNRLRAEIEAVAPADFMRFLFAWQHAAPHARLRGRDGVRLAIAQLQGLELPGPAWERDVLPARIEEYDAGDLEHLCLAGEVVWGRLSPPTTDDGAQDAAPARRRQAPTRSAPLALALRADLGELLAPLDDEVAVLNERTPVAQAVFAHLRSRGASFLADIARALGRLPSEVEDGLWELVAAGLVTGDGIAGLRTLLLPEHERRPRRGTHLRALAGGGTRRLMPVGRWALLREQSATDRDPPQRAERAARRLLLRWGVVFRDLLARERGLPAWRALLAALRRLEARGEIRGGRFVDGFVGEQFALPEALDALRSVRRRRDEQVVVVAAADPLNLAGIVTAGARVSPFSGLVLAYRAGVPVEIGELGSVRSRLRASAGG from the coding sequence GTGTTTCATCCGCTGGTCGCTGGCTGGTTCGACGAGACGTTCGCCGAGCCGACCGCCGTGCAGCGCGCCGGCTGGGCGCACATCGCGGCCGGGCGCGACACGCTGCTCGCGGCGCCGACCGGGTCGGGCAAGACGCTGGCGGCCTTCCTCGCCGCGCTCGACGACCTCGCCCGCCGCGCCCTCGCCGGCGCGCTCGAGGACCGCATCCACGTCGTCTACGTCTCGCCGCTCAAGGCGCTCGGCAACGACGTGCAGAAGAACCTGCAGGCGCCGCTGGCCGGCATCGCGGCGCGCGCCGCCGCCGCCGGCACCCCGCTGCCCGAGATCCGCGTCGCGGTGCGCACCGGCGACACCCCGGCCCGCGAGCGCCAACTGCAGGCGCGGCATCCGCCGCACATCCTCATCACCACCCCGGAATCGCTCTACATCCTGCTCACCGCCGCCGGCAGCCGAGCCCTGCTGCGCCAGGCCTCCACCCTGATCCTCGACGAGATCCATGCCGTCGCCGGCGACAAGCGCGGCGCCCACCTGGCGCTGTCGGTCGAGCGGCTCGACCGCCTGGTGGGCGGCGGCCTGCAGCGCATCGGGTTGTCGGCGACGCAGAAGCCGATCGCCGAGGTGGCGCGCCTGCTGGTCGGCAGCGGACGCGACGCACCCGACGGCGCGCCGCGCTGCGCGGTCGTCGATGCCGGCCACCGGCGCGACCTGCGGCTGCGCGTCGAGGTTCCCGATCAGGAGCTCGGCGCCATCGCCAGCCAGGAGCTGCGCGGCGCGGTATACGACCGCATCGCCGCGCTGGTGGGACAGCACCGCACGACGATCGTCTTCGTCAACACCCGCCGTCTGGTCGAGCGCGTCGCGCACGCGCTCGGCGAACGCCTCGGCGAGGCGCGGGTCGGCGCCCACCACGGCAGCATGTCGCGCCAGCAGCGGCTCGCCGTGGAATCGGGCCTGAAGAGCGGCGCGCTGCCGGTGGTGGTGGCCACCGGCTCGCTCGAGCTGGGGATCGACGTCGGCGCCGTCGACCTGGTCTGCGCCCTCGGCGCGCCGCGCTCGCTGGCGCAGCTCCTGCAGCGCGTCGGCCGCTCCGGCCACTCCATCGGCGCCGTGCCCGAGGGCGTGCTCTTCCCCTTCACCCGCGACGAGCTGGTGCAGTGCGCCGCCGCGGTGCGTGCCGTCGAGGCCGGCGTCCTCGACGCCCTGACGATCCCCATTGGCAGCCGCGACGTGTTGGCGCAGCAACTGGTGGCCACGGTCGCCAGCGAGGAGGAGATCGCGGTCGACGAGCTGTTCGCCCTGGCGCGACGCGCCCATCCGTACCGGGACCTGCCGCGCGCGACCTTCGACGCGGTGCTCGACATGCTCGCCGAGGGCGTGGCGACGCGGCGCGGGCGGCGCGCCAGCTACCTCCACCTCGACCGCGTCCACGCCATCGCCCGGCCGCGGCGCGGCGCCCGGCTCACCGCGATCACCGGCGGCGGCGCGATTCCGGACACCGCCGACTACGAGGTGGTCGAGGACGCCACCAACGCCCGCCTCGGCACGGTCAACGAGGACTTCGCCATCGAGAGCCTCGCCGGCGACGTCTTCCAGCTCGGCCACCACGCCTGGCGCATCCGCCGCGTCGAGGCCGGCCGGGTGCGCGTCGTCGACGCCACCGGCGCGACCCCGACCATGCCGTTCTGGCTCGGCGAGTCGCCGGCGCGCACCGCCGAGCTGTCGGCGGCGGTCGCCGACCTGCGGCGCGAGCTGGCGAGACGGGCCGGCGATGTCGACGCGGCAGCGCGCTGGGCGATGCGCGAGGCGCACGTCGACGCCGCCGGCGCCGAGCAGCTCGTCGCCTACCTGCGCGCCAGCGTCGCGGCGCTCGGCGCCGTGCCGACGCTGGACACCATCATCGCCGAGCGGTTCTTCGACGAAGCCGGCGGCATGCAGCTCGTCCTGCACGCGCCCTTCGGCGGCCGCATCAACCGCGCCTTCGGCCTGGCGCTGCGCAAGCGTTTCTGCCTGACGTTCGACTTCGAGCTGCAGGCGGCGGCGACCGACGACGGCATCGTCATCTCGCTCGGCGAGCAGCACAGCTTCCCGCTCGAGACCGTCTTCGGCATGGTGCGCGCGCACCGCTTCCGCGACGATCTCGTCCAGGCGGCGCTGCAGGCGCCGATGTTCGGCACCCGCTGGCGCTGGAACGCCACCCGGGCGCTGGCGCTGCCGCGCGTCAGCGGCGGACGCCGCGTGCCGATGCCGCTGCAGCGCATGCGCGCCGACGACCTCCTGGCCGCCGTCTTTCCCGCCCAGGCGGCCTGTGGCGACAACCACCCCGGCCCGATCGAGCCGCCGCCGCACCCGCTGGTCGACCAGACGATCGCCGACTGCCTCGACGAGGCGATGGACGCCGACGGCCTGCAGGCGGTGCTGGAGGGGATCGAGTCGGGCGCGATCGGCACGCTGGCGGTGGAGAGCGCGGCGCCGTCGCCGCTGTCGCACGAGCTGCTCAACGCCAATCCCTACGCCTTCCTCGACGACGCGCCGCTGGAGGAGCGGCGGGCGCGCGCCGTGGCGCTGCGCCGCACCGATCCCGACCTCGCCGCCGGCGTCGGCGCGCTCGACGCGGCGGCGATCGCCGAGGTGCGGCACCAGGCCTGGCCGGCGCCGCGCGACGCCGAGGAGGTCCACGACGCGTTGCTGACGTTGGGGGTCCTGCCCGCCGCCGACGCCGCCGCCTGGCGGCACTGGCTCGAGTCGCTGCGGGCCGCGGGGCGCGTCGCGGTGATGACGGGCGCGTCCTACGCCGCCGCCGAGCGCGGCGCGCTGGTGCGGGACGCGTATGGCGACCGCCCGCTCTCCGAGCGCCTCGACGCGGTCCGCGCCATCGTCGGCGGCTGGATGGATTGTCTCGGACCGACGACGGCGGCGGCGCTGGCGCAGCGGCTCGGCTTCGACCTCGCGACGGTCGAGGCGGCGCTCGAGCGGCTCGAGGCGGACGGCAACGTGCTGCGCGGTCGCTTCACCCCTGGCGCGCCGGGACCGGAGTGGTGCGCGCGCGGCCTCCTGGCACGCATCCACCGGCTGACCCTCAACCGCCTGCGGGCCGAGATCGAGGCGGTGGCGCCGGCCGACTTCATGCGCTTCCTGTTCGCCTGGCAGCACGCGGCGCCGCACGCGCGCCTGCGCGGCCGCGACGGCGTGCGACTGGCGATCGCGCAACTGCAGGGGCTGGAGCTGCCGGGCCCCGCCTGGGAGCGCGACGTGCTGCCGGCGCGCATCGAGGAGTACGACGCCGGCGATCTCGAACACCTCTGTCTCGCCGGCGAGGTCGTGTGGGGCCGACTGTCGCCGCCGACCACCGATGACGGCGCGCAGGACGCCGCCCCCGCGCGCCGCCGCCAGGCGCCGACCCGCAGCGCGCCGCTCGCCCTGGCGTTGCGCGCCGATCTCGGGGAACTGTTGGCGCCGCTCGACGACGAGGTCGCGGTGCTGAACGAGCGGACGCCGGTCGCCCAAGCGGTGTTCGCCCATCTGCGGAGCCGCGGCGCCTCCTTCCTCGCCGACATCGCGCGCGCGCTCGGGCGGCTGCCGAGCGAGGTCGAGGACGGTCTGTGGGAACTGGTCGCCGCCGGGCTGGTGACCGGCGACGGCATCGCCGGCCTGCGCACCCTGCTGCTCCCGGAGCACGAGCGGCGGCCGCGCCGCGGCACCCACCTGCGGGCACTGGCGGGCGGCGGGACGCGCCGACTCATGCCGGTCGGCCGCTGGGCGCTGCTGCGCGAGCAGTCCGCGACGGACCGCGACCCACCGCAGCGAGCCGAGCGCGCCGCGCGCCGCCTGTTGCTGCGCTGGGGCGTCGTGTTCCGCGACCTGCTGGCACGCGAACGCGGCCTGCCAGCGTGGCGGGCGCTGCTCGCCGCGCTGCGCCGCCTGGAAGCGCGCGGTGAGATCCGCGGCGGGCGCTTCGTCGACGGCTTCGTCGGCGAGCAGTTCGCGCTGCCGGAGGCGCTGGACGCCCTGCGCAGCGTGCGCCGGCGGCGCGACGAGCAGGTGGTGGTGGTCGCCGCCGCCGACCCGCTCAACCTGGCCGGCATCGTCACCGCCGGCGCGCGCGTCTCGCCCTTCTCCGGTCTGGTGCTCGCCTATCGCGCCGGCGTGCCGGTGGAGATCGGCGAGCTCGGCAGCGTCCGCTCGCGGCTGCGGGCGAGCGCCGGTGGCTGA
- a CDS encoding TIGR00730 family Rossman fold protein — protein MRRVCVFCGSSPGNSPEFARAAERLGRALAEAGIGLVYGGASVGLMGRLADSALAAGGEVVGVIPRALVDREVAHHGLADLRVVGSMHERKALMADLADGFVALPGGLGTLDELFEILTWAQLALHAKPVGLLDVDGYFAPLLAFLDSAVAARFLAPAHRAMLLVADDPAALLTAFRGYTPPPPFKWIDRPQR, from the coding sequence CTGCGCAGAGTCTGTGTCTTCTGCGGCTCCAGCCCCGGAAACTCGCCGGAATTCGCCCGCGCGGCCGAACGCCTCGGCCGAGCGCTGGCGGAGGCCGGAATCGGGCTCGTCTACGGGGGCGCCAGCGTCGGCCTCATGGGCCGGCTCGCCGACAGCGCCCTGGCAGCCGGCGGCGAGGTCGTCGGCGTCATCCCCCGCGCCCTGGTGGACCGCGAGGTGGCGCATCACGGGCTCGCCGACCTGCGGGTCGTCGGCTCGATGCACGAACGCAAGGCCCTGATGGCCGACCTGGCCGACGGCTTCGTCGCCCTGCCGGGCGGCCTCGGCACCCTCGACGAGCTGTTCGAGATCCTCACCTGGGCCCAACTCGCCCTGCACGCCAAGCCAGTCGGGCTGCTCGACGTCGACGGTTACTTCGCCCCCCTGCTCGCCTTCCTCGACAGCGCCGTCGCCGCCCGCTTCCTGGCCCCGGCCCACCGGGCGATGCTGCTGGTGGCCGACGACCCCGCGGCGCTGCTCACCGCGTTCCGCGGCTACACTCCACCGCCCCCCTTCAAATGGATCGACCGGCCGCAGCGGTAG
- a CDS encoding substrate-binding domain-containing protein, with translation MRRCRLLLIAALVAAGALPAAAQEHLRLATTTSTESSGLLGYLLPAFEQAFHLQVDVVAVGSGQALTLAENGDVDVVLAHAPALEEAFVANGFGVNRRGVMYNDFVIVGPPDDPAGIRGTAAADALKTLAAKQATFLSRGDESGTHIKEKELWTAAGMAPSGAWYRRAGVGMGQLLQMADELRAYTLTDRGTYLSRKQKGDLAILVEKEPVLFNPYSLIATNPARHRTVKYIAAMALIAWMTSPEGQQRIAAFQIDGQSLFIPTAVPSAP, from the coding sequence GTGAGACGCTGCCGACTCCTTCTCATCGCTGCCCTCGTCGCCGCCGGGGCATTGCCCGCGGCAGCGCAGGAGCATCTGCGCCTGGCAACCACCACCAGCACCGAGAGCTCGGGACTCCTCGGCTATCTGCTGCCGGCGTTCGAGCAGGCGTTCCACCTCCAGGTCGACGTCGTCGCCGTCGGCTCCGGGCAGGCGCTGACGCTGGCGGAAAACGGTGATGTCGACGTCGTCCTCGCGCACGCGCCAGCGCTCGAGGAGGCATTCGTCGCCAACGGCTTCGGCGTCAACCGCCGCGGCGTGATGTACAACGACTTCGTCATCGTCGGCCCGCCGGACGATCCCGCCGGCATCAGGGGAACGGCGGCCGCCGACGCCTTGAAGACACTGGCGGCGAAGCAGGCGACGTTTCTCTCGCGCGGCGACGAGTCCGGAACCCACATCAAGGAGAAGGAGCTGTGGACGGCGGCCGGCATGGCGCCGAGCGGCGCCTGGTACCGGCGCGCCGGCGTCGGCATGGGCCAGTTGCTGCAGATGGCCGACGAATTGCGCGCCTACACGCTCACCGACCGCGGCACCTACCTGTCGCGCAAGCAGAAGGGCGACCTGGCGATCCTGGTCGAGAAGGAGCCGGTGCTCTTCAACCCCTACTCGCTGATCGCCACCAACCCGGCGCGCCATCGCACCGTCAAGTACATCGCCGCGATGGCGCTGATCGCCTGGATGACCTCGCCCGAGGGCCAGCAGCGCATCGCCGCGTTCCAGATCGACGGCCAGTCGTTGTTCATCCCCACCGCAGTGCCCAGCGCGCCTTGA